One segment of Caldanaerobius fijiensis DSM 17918 DNA contains the following:
- a CDS encoding RNA-guided endonuclease TnpB family protein: protein MEQTITLKLKLYNPTKDKQKMYQTMADRVTDFANRYLFLDKKSRPKTSKEAKQYSEPLPAAVLNQAIRDIKAAKNAKKFKRLWPNFNNQSFRVEKESTKDGETVWKVSFPTFEKRIGVPVEVNRHHANFLEKLLTGEAKQGSAKLVKQRGKWYVMLSMTLHIEEKAKEEEKIMGIDLGLIDLLVANVNGQTLFFHGGRVAYMRRRYQSLRSRLQKVGAYRTLKRTGDKEHRVITDINHKIAKKVVEFAVKHGVTKIRMEDLSGARWTMEQRTEQRKDGGRSLQSWAFYQLQQFIEYKAALHGISVEYVVADGTSMICSVCGEKLSSRPKGRMFTCPNCGSTRHIDANAAKNIADAVSGIAI from the coding sequence CCTGTTCCTCGATAAAAAGAGCAGACCGAAGACATCAAAGGAAGCGAAGCAGTATTCCGAACCGCTGCCGGCTGCCGTGCTCAATCAGGCCATCAGGGATATAAAAGCAGCAAAGAATGCAAAAAAATTTAAAAGGCTGTGGCCGAACTTTAACAATCAGAGCTTCAGGGTAGAAAAGGAGAGCACCAAAGACGGGGAAACAGTGTGGAAGGTGTCGTTTCCCACATTTGAGAAGAGGATCGGCGTGCCGGTGGAAGTGAACAGGCACCATGCCAACTTTCTTGAAAAGCTCCTGACGGGTGAAGCAAAACAGGGAAGCGCAAAGCTGGTGAAGCAGAGGGGCAAGTGGTACGTCATGCTGAGCATGACACTGCATATCGAAGAGAAGGCAAAAGAGGAAGAAAAGATAATGGGTATAGATTTGGGACTGATAGACCTGCTTGTTGCGAATGTGAACGGGCAGACATTGTTCTTCCACGGCGGCAGGGTGGCATACATGCGAAGGCGCTATCAGAGTCTGCGGAGCAGACTTCAGAAGGTCGGAGCATACAGGACGCTCAAGAGAACAGGCGATAAGGAGCACCGCGTCATAACGGACATAAACCATAAAATAGCCAAGAAGGTGGTGGAGTTTGCAGTGAAGCACGGGGTGACGAAGATAAGGATGGAGGATTTGAGCGGTGCAAGGTGGACGATGGAGCAGAGAACGGAACAGAGGAAGGACGGCGGGAGAAGCCTTCAGAGCTGGGCATTCTACCAGCTTCAGCAGTTCATAGAGTACAAGGCAGCGCTGCACGGCATAAGTGTGGAGTACGTGGTGGCGGACGGGACAAGCATGATATGCAGCGTGTGCGGCGAGAAGCTTTCATCGAGGCCGAAGGGAAGGATGTTCACGTGTCCGAACTGTGGAAGCACAAGGCACATAGATGCGAATGCAGCGAAGAACATAGCGGATGCGGTGAGCGGGATAGCAATATAG